One region of Spirochaetaceae bacterium genomic DNA includes:
- a CDS encoding DUF4411 family protein: MVDSDVFITAKNLYYSFDICPGFWKSVVHHHRAGRVFSVDRARSELLATLDPHHDVRVREHHLGDIRGDEEPFRDLFLYPSDEILIGVTR; the protein is encoded by the coding sequence TTCATCACGGCGAAAAATCTGTACTACTCGTTCGACATCTGCCCCGGATTCTGGAAGAGCGTGGTTCATCACCACCGGGCCGGCCGGGTCTTCAGCGTCGACAGGGCTCGCAGTGAATTGCTTGCGACGCTGGACCCACATCATGACGTCCGTGTACGCGAGCATCACCTCGGCGACATCCGAGGGGACGAAGAACCCTTCCGGGACTTGTTCCTTTACCCATCGGACGAGATCCTCATCGGGGTGACTCGATGA